The Horticoccus luteus DNA window TTGGCTTTCTTTTCATCACCTTCGGAAAAGGCCATGGCCTTAACCCAAATGCCTTGAGATACTTGCTGGGTCTGAAGCTCTTGGAGAGCGGCATTATATGCGTTTTCTTCGGTCATGGTATTTTGCCCAGGCATTATAGCTGCGATGAAGGAGCGGAAAGCGAAGAGGGTGCTTGTCCCCGGTGAACGCGGGTTACCCTCGAATAGCGCCGATCCGCAGGGGTGTGGCGTGTAACCGAAACAACCAAAACCAGAGGCAAGCACATGAAGCTCAAGCAAAGATACGTGGGCCTGGATGTCCACAAAGATACTATCACGATAGCGACGGCGGAAGGCAGCCGCGAAGGCGAGTTGCGCGTGTATGGACGGGTGAGTTCAGACCTGCGGATGTTGGAGAAGACGTTGCGCAAGATTCGGATATCGAGATCAATGCGAACGTCTTTCGTCGAGCTTGGAAACGTGGCGTGCGCAACGTGCTCGGGCGGGGGTGCCCGCAATTCGCTTCGTTTGTCAAGAGTCAAGGCGTGCGGTTTTATGGGGTTTTCGTCGATGTGTTTGTCAGCGGCCCCACCCATGAGCTGCTGCCCACGCCGACGATCGTGCCCGGGACCGGAGCCCGTATCGTGCAGGCGGGTTACTATGCCCGGTGGGTCGGGCGGCTGGAACTCACGGTGGACCTGGAAACCAGGAAGGTGATCGAGGCCGCGGGCGAGGCGATCCCCATGAGACATGACCGGACGCCGGTCGACGCCGCGATGCTGGCCTGGGTGCGGCAGCGGGAGAGTGAATTGTGCCCGGAGGCGAGCGACGTGCTGGTGAAGGACTCCGGGATGTTGACCATGAATGAGGTGGCCTGGCTGGGAGCGGCGGCGCTGCGGCGCCAGGCAAAAACCGATGTGGGCTTCTGCCATGCCGGGCAGGGTCATCCGCAGTCCGATCTTCCCGGGACCGCTCGACGTCAACGCCCTGTTCCTCGCCGGCGGGGATCGCGGCAACGCCACGGTGCGCACGGAACTGACCGGCGCGGAGATCGAGGCCTATTTGCGGGCGTTGGGTGAGCGACAGGATCAGACGAGCTGGTCCGGGTTCAAGGTCGTGTCGGGGGCGGCGAATCCCGGGCGATTGGCCACGGACCTGGAGCCGGCGCGGAGTTACACGGTGATCATGCCGGCTAAGGAATGGGACACCCGGTTTCTGCGGATGGTCGAAAACGCCAGGAAGTCCAGCCGCGGCAACCCACTCACGGCGCGCCCGTTTGCCGCGACTCCCGCCCCGACGGTGTCGTTCACCGTGGCCATGCGAAACTACGTGGAGCAGCTGACGGCGGCGAAACAATCGCTCAAGGCGGAGGCGGACCGCTTGTCCACCGCGACCGGCGCACGGCCGACCGCCCCGGCCGATTGGGCGGCCACCGCGGGTCAGGCCGGTCGCTGAAGGCTCCGGGCGGAGTGCCCGTGCGAGTGGGTGACGCGGCGCGGAGCTCTCTCGTGAACGACGTCCAGGTTTGAGCCGGCAATCCTGCGTGTTGCAGTGTATAAAGGGCGCTCCGCATTTCTCCCCCGCCCGTAGGACCGCCGCGGGTCGGCGCGCCCACAACAAAGCGACTAAGCGCGCTCGTCGCGACGGCCTGCACCCGCAACCGGGCTTGTTCAACCCGCGTCCCGCTGCGCGCTACGGCGCAGCAGAACGCTCAGAGTTGGGCTCCTTCTTCTTCAACATCTCGTCATAGTTCGGTGGAGGTTCGTGCCGAATCTCAATCCTGGCATTCTCAATCTCGCTGATCTTCTGCACAATGGCCGGCTCGTCAGGATGGAGTTTCGCATACTCTCTCAGGTGCGACAAGGCCTTCGCCTTGTCTCCTTGGCTGAGGTAGACAAACGCCAGCGTGTAGTGGGCGTCGGTGACGCCAAGTGCCAAAGCCTTCTCCAGATAGGCAATGCTATCTTTCTGCCGGGCGGCCGTGGCGGACAGAAAGGCGCCGTAATAGAAATTCGCTCGGCTGTCGTTGGGCTTCAACTCCAGCAGCCGATCGAAAGCCTTGAAATACTTCTGCGCACAACCCTCGAAATCGAGATTGTGCCCCATCGCATTCGCAAAACCGTCACGAAACAATAGCTCTGGATTGTCGGGATACTGAGCGACTGCGGCGTCCAGCATCACAAGCAATTCCCTAAGCTGAGCCTCGATCTGCCTCCGTTCCGCCACCGAAGAAAAACTCGGCGGGAAGTCTTGGGCGTGGGGAGCGATCACCGACAATGTCGAGTCAATCGACTTCAGGCTCAGCGACACTTCCTTTGCCGACAAACCTGTAACTGCAATCAAGACGACGGTCAAAAAGATGGAACGCATTTGGTTTAGCCCAGGCATTATAGCTGCGATGACGGAGCGGAAAGCGAAGAGGGTGCTTGTCCTTGGTGAACGCGGGTTACGCTCGAAGAGCGCCGATCGGCAGGGGTGTGGCGTGTAACCGAGACAACCAAAACCAGAGGCAAGCACATGAAGCTCAAGCAAAGATACGTGGGCCTGGATGTCCACAAAGATACAATCACGATAGCGACGGCGGAAGGCAGCCGCGAAGGCGAGTTGCGCGTGTATGGACAGGTGAGTTCAGACCTGCGGGTGTTGGAGAAGACGTTGCGCAAGATCCGGATAACGGGAGCAATGCGAAGGTCTTTCGTCGAGCTTGGAAACTTGGCGTGTGCAACGTGCTCGGGCGGGGGCCTGCAATTCGCTTCGCTTGTCAAGAGTCAAGGCGTGCGGTTTTATGGCTTTACTTACGGCGGGAGATTATACACCCGCCTTCTCGTTCCTACTGGTTCGGCTTTTCATCTGCTGGAATATTCTCGATGCACCTTATCGAACGGAGCGTCGGCCAACGCATCGTAGACTCGAGTGGAACAGAGCCCGATGACGATCAAGTGCGTCCGCGTGGTCGAATCCCGCTGAAGAATCGACTTTGCGTCCATCGGATACTGATAGCTGTGTCTATAAAGTGTGTTGCCGACCTTTACGAACGGAAGCCACCGCCAAAACGGGCGTTCGATTTCGACCCTCGCAATCAAATCACCGCTTCGCTCTTTTGCGGCCTCTCGATTGCTCGTGGTAGAAGCGAATTGTGACGAGTAGCAGCTGATTAAGCCGGTCTGATCGATCGCCGCCAAAATCAGCACGGATGCTCCGAGAATCGCTGCGATTTTCTTTTGAGGGAATATGGCCATTTTTTGCCGTTCACTTTTATTCACCCTTACCCGATTGCCTTACCCGAAAGGGATTCATGGGAATAAACATGCACACAACGCGCGACGGCTAAGATGGGGTCAAGACGCTAGTTGGTAATCCCAGCTTTGAGACGTGCTTATTAATGTTCCATTGCACTACAAGTAGGCAAGGCAGGGCTGTACGATGCAAAATTAACAACTAGTGCCTTGACCCCGCTCCACGGCTACAACAACCGGCTGAGCGGGTGGGCCATGCGCTCCGCCGCGCGGCGGTTCGTGCCCTTCCGCGGCGGACGCCCTCTCGGCGGACGAAAACCGACCCCGCCGGCACGCGTGCCTGCGACCGGCGCTGTGTCCGCCACCGGTGGGCGGCCACTACAAAACGCATAAGCGGCGGTCGGAGCCGCGGCCGCCTTCGTCCCAAGCTTGTTCAACCCGCGTCCCGCTGCGCGCTACGGCGCAGCAGAACGCTCAGAGTTAGGCTCTTTATACATAGCGCTCGATGTGCTTCTTATCAGATAGAAAAAACGACGCTACGAATCTCGCATTATCGGAGTAGGCAAGCTTCCCAACAGCCGATGTAAAGTGCAGCTCGTGGTCGTGACTGGGCTTCCTTCCAATTACGCTCCATGCAATCCAAAGACCGATCAACGCTTCCAACTCTTCTTCTTTCTTCTCGTGGAGCGCGTCGAAACACGGGATAACGTCGGATTCTATCGCTCCGTGCGGAAGCTGCAAAAGAAAGCTACACAAACCCTGTATAGCTGCGACGAATCGCGAACGAACAGAAAGGTCGATGCCCTGCACGATACCAGCGTGAAGTCGCGAATAGTCGTGCTTTCCGAGAAAGCGCTCTATGCGCGCAAGAGTGCCGACAATCACTGCACTCTGGTAAATATCGCCGAACAGCGCCTCTTTCTTCTCAATGCCAAGCTGCGGGAATCGGGCTTCGAGTGGCCCAATCGTGTCCGACGTAAAATTGAAGGCCCACATCAGCACTTGCCCGTGTGGTGTGCGAAGATCAGCGGGCATATTTTTTGCCAACGTCAGCAGTCAGCCACGGAGGGGAGCGTCAGTTCCCCGGAGTTGGCTGTGATGCTCTGGATCGGCCTGCTTCATTTCTCGAGGAGTTTCTTCTTCGCAGCCTCAAACTCCGCATCAGTGATGATGCCCTTCTTTCGCAGATCATCGAGCTTGGTAAGCTCGGTGTAGAGATCCGGAGCTTTCTCTTCTTTTGTCTTAACGTCCGCGGCGATCTTCTCGGTCTTCTCGACCACGATGTCCGCTCGGGGCACTAGAGCTGTGCGCTTCGCTTCGGGATCATCTTTGTCAACGACGCGAAACTGGTAATCGAACGACGCGAACTGACCGATCGCCATCGGCGTCTCTTGAGTCGAAAGTGGGATTGCCACTTTCCCTTGC harbors:
- a CDS encoding tetratricopeptide repeat protein; this translates as MRSIFLTVVLIAVTGLSAKEVSLSLKSIDSTLSVIAPHAQDFPPSFSSVAERRQIEAQLRELLVMLDAAVAQYPDNPELLFRDGFANAMGHNLDFEGCAQKYFKAFDRLLELKPNDSRANFYYGAFLSATAARQKDSIAYLEKALALGVTDAHYTLAFVYLSQGDKAKALSHLREYAKLHPDEPAIVQKISEIENARIEIRHEPPPNYDEMLKKKEPNSERSAAP
- a CDS encoding SHOCT domain-containing protein, whose amino-acid sequence is MKPLVLTFLACCSLILAGCANPGVVQISPDTYFISRTDKGGIFGNASKMKAEVIHEANEFAAKQGKVAIPLSTQETPMAIGQFASFDYQFRVVDKDDPEAKRTALVPRADIVVEKTEKIAADVKTKEEKAPDLYTELTKLDDLRKKGIITDAEFEAAKKKLLEK